The Euwallacea similis isolate ESF13 chromosome 7, ESF131.1, whole genome shotgun sequence genome has a window encoding:
- the melt gene encoding protein melted: MKMIEEKAHRKMHELFMQVLKNRDLSRAGDLFSVPDAIIVNDLTNVIKEITAIASLSDYVNNDNDQSVVEICITRVTSCIRETGSIEQHCDALVNLLESCLHHNLQVSNRDEDPPHAKISSDIISCIFLNYSRKSVMQRALPVAVKFLHKGNKELSRNMASYLSLAAMEHANLLTPHVQPIIDSIISGNYPLCRVLPNIYEVSPEPFQGHAMALVSLLPHCDNQEKLALLNLFSLMAKDNPALLEASVPQLCEYLSSPTTVTATMQIFLHMAEKQPLLLADHVSAMKQAAQRHPQTVCLAAQVIGAVGKLSKDRAQDALNFVLEYLPKADRGSQSTLLREATLLCSSYPVLFTDRVLAGVRQRHHTSTNQLAQNSQVTSGGVTIVKVGGQPAEKVVPQSVGGGYTRRAKLGDSRSTGRLHTAQNSNTHRSMTRLNVAGGSVGGLHKSMTKLSTSREMNNIPNSYALPLSPITVIGSKWAGTNVKVSSGGVTVTTISPPRIQRPLSQGPLSLLNNHLGQTTISPISSTPLPVPINSNSVTVSSGYTGPSSSSNQVNILTTGTSLTTQNIPIIPSSPPPEMLNISQSLVNSAPSNGSGNVNVCGPMTVISRRSNNNTSVTIINQNSVANQRMSVFEPYPMRDTIQHFCEKHLDKIKLYMDSVCLKIPYPAKCIIEEKRQKKSAKLHFACQARGEHCLYSKTYFTMTTRNPRIWIHLMFLSLQARHSHALSSRDAQVASLKHCWDILKAENKTFLTLVTSAFPCSKDQEALLSELRHAGYFDVFQVCPPNIGGSTDTLESSGPLNSIGGVKWGCFLCVHPEKAMGFLRGDAQPVIEGQLKEKKGKWRLFRRWRTRYFTLSGAHLSCKGSSGGESIDVNQIRSVRVSRGARNIPKAFEIFTENQTLILKPSDGKNAEEWVQCLSIVVAHSRESGQNGKDNSRGKSNSLPARGLGGSRSHI, from the exons ATGAAGATGATTGAAGAAAAAGCTCATAGAAAGATGCATGAACTATTTATGCAAGTCCTGAAGAACAGGGACTTGTCCCGAGCTGGAGATTTGTTTTCTGTCCCAGATGCTATTATAGTTAATGATCTGACAAATGTG ATTAAGGAAATTACAGCTATTGCTTCTCTTTCTGATTATGTTAACAATGACAATGATCAAAGTGTAGTCGAGATATGTATTACTAG GGTCACTTCATGCATTCGTGAAACTGGTAGCATTGAACAACATTGTGATGCATTAGTGAACCTTTTAGAATCATGTTTACATCACAATTTGCAAGTGTCCAATAGAGATGAGGATCCTCCTCATGCCAAGATCTCAAGTGATATTAtttcttgtatatttttg AATTATAGTAGAAAGTCTGTAATGCAACGTGCCTTGCCAGTGGCAGTTAAATTTCTGCACAAGGGCAACAAAGAACTGTCACGCAATATGGCTTCTTATTTGTCATTGGCAGCTATGGAACATGCAAACTTGCTCACACCACATGTGCAACCTATAATAGATTCTATTATTTCTg GTAATTACCCCCTATGCAGGGTCCTTCCAAACATCTATGAGGTATCTCCTGAACCTTTTCAGGGCCATGCGATGGCCCTAGTATCATTGCTGCCGCATTGTGACAATCAGGAGAAGCTGGCGCTTTTAAATCTCTTTTCATTAATGGCCAAAGACAATCCTGCA CTTCTAGAAGCCAGTGTTCCACAACTATGCGAATACTTGTCTAGCCCCACAACAGTAACAGCAaccatgcaaatatttttgcacatGGCCGAAAAGCAACCGCTTCTTTTGGCAGACCACGTATCGGCAATGAAACAAGCAGCTCAAAGGCATCCGCAGACTGTTTGTTTGGCTGCCCAGGTCATTGGAGCTGTGGGGAAATTGAGCAAAGACAGAGCGCAAGATGCTTTGAATTTTGTATTGGAATATTTGCCGAAAGCAGACAGGGGATCTCAGAGTACGCTCTTAAGAGAGGCGACTCTTTTGTGTAGTTCGTATCCGGTATTGTTTACTGACAGAGTTCTTGCCGGTGTTAGACAGAGACATCACACTAG TACAAATCAACTGGCTCAGAATAGTCAGGTGACATCGGGTGGGGTAACTATCGTGAAGGTCGGGGGACAACCTGCTGAGAAAGTGGTGCCTCAAAGTGTCGGAGGGGGGTACACGAGGAGGGCAAAATTGGGGGATTCACGGAGCACTGGAAG attACATACTGCTCAAAATTCAAACACTCATCGGAGCATGACGCGCTTGAACGTAGCTGGAGGATCGGTCGGGGGTTTACATAAAAGTATGACAAAACTAAGTACTTCAAG AGAAATGAATAATATTCCCAACTCCTATGCCTTGCCTCTATCCCCAATAACAGTAATCGGGAGTAAATGGGCTGGAACCAATGTCAAAGTGTCCAGTGGTGGAGTCACTGTGACCACAATTTCACCTCCAAGAATTCAGCGGCCTTTAAGTCAAGGCCCACTTAGTCTGCTCAACAACCATCTGGGTCAA ACTACAATTTCTCCGATAAGCTCAACTCCTCTACCCGTGCCAATAAATAGTAATAGTGTGACGGTTAGCTCTGGTTATACTGGTCCGAGCTCCAGTAGCAACCAAGTGAACATTTTGACTACAGGAACTAGTTTGACAACGCAAAATATTCCGATTATTCCCAGCAGTCCTCCGCCAGAAATGCTAAACATCTCGCAGAGTTTGGTGAACAGTGCTCCGTCTAATGGAAGCG GTAATGTTAACGTCTGCGGTCCAATGACTGTCATCAGCAGAAGAAGCAACAACAATACAAGTGTGactataataaatcaaaattccgTTGCTAATCAACGAATGAGCGTATTTGAACCTTATCCAATGCGCGACACAATCCAG caTTTTTGTGAGAAGCACTTGGACAAAATCAAACTCTACATGGATAGCGTGTGTCTAAAAATCCCCTATCCGGCCAAGTGCATAATAGAAGAGAAGAGGCAGAAAAAATCGGCAAAGCTACATTTTGCCTGTCAGGCTAGAGGAGAGCACTGTTTATATTCGAAGACTTATTTCACCATGACCACTAGAAATCCTAGGATTTGGATACATTTGATGTTTCTTTCCTTACAA GCTAGACATTCGCATGCGCTAAGTTCGAGGGACGCTCAAGTGGCCAGTTTAAAGCATTGCTGGGATATACTGAaggctgaaaataaaacattcttGACTTTGGTCACTAGTGCCTTTCCATGTTcgaag GACCAGGAGGCTCTTCTAAGCGAACTGAGACATGCGGGATATTTCGACGTTTTTCAAGTGTGTCCTCCGAATATCGGGGGCTCTACTGATACGTTGGAAAGTAGTGGTCCGTTAAATAGTATAGGGGGAGTCAAATGGGGGTGTTTTTTGTGTGTTCATCCTGAGAAGGCTATGGGTTTCTTGAGAG GAGACGCTCAGCCGGTAATTGAAGGTcaattaaaagagaaaaagggCAAGTGGCGGCTATTTAGGCGATGGCGAACGAGATATTTTACTTTGTCTGGTGCTCATTTATCGTGCAAGGGATCG AGCGGTGGTGAATCGATCGACGTAAACCAAATTCGTTCAGTGCGGGTGTCTCGCGGTGCCAGAAACATCCCCAAAGCCTTCGAAATATTCACCGAAAACCAAACTTTGATTTTGAAGCCCAGCGACGGAAAAAATGCGGAGGAATGGGTGCAGTGTTTGAGCATTGTGGTGGCGCATTCCAGAGAATCCGGACAAAATGGAAAAGACAATTCGAGGGGCAAAAGTAACAGTTTGCCCGCGAGGGGGTTGGGAGGCAGCAGAAGTCACATTTAA